The nucleotide window CTTCTGGCTCAGGAAAAGGCAAGCTGTCCCTGactcatcacaaaaaaaacttgatatTTTAATACTTCAAGGGACCATCGAGGGTCTACAAAGGACGTCAGCCCTCGGATCATGTCTAGCCCTAGGGGCCAGGGCAAAGACTGAAGCTGCTGTTGTGTAGTATCCTTTACCGTGAGAACCTGATATAAGGGCACATAATCCACACACAGTGTCCTCAGACCCCCTCAGGACACAGCTTTTTGATGGCACCACCATTGATACAGAAGACGCACGGCTTTGATGTGGCCACAATGATGTTCAGCCATGTCATTCATGAACTTGTACCTCTAGAGAGTCCCCTGTGCTCCCTTTCACCTCCCTCCCCAATGCTCAATCTGCACTGACTCAAACTGACtttcaaaaaaagcaacacactcTTAAAAATGAGAcgtcaataaaaaaacaagacggTGGTAAATCATCCTCCAAACATGCAAAAGTTTAAGGTGACTCAAAACACCACTTCAATGACAAATGGTGTCAGACTTCCTTTCGctacttcagttttacagttttaaagAAACTACTACTGCTACTTTCAAAGGCTTTAAAGGCATCACAATGTAATACAGTCCGTTAATAAAGTTGCCTCTGTCAAGACCTTGTCAAAACAAATATCTCCCCTGTCAGTCTGCCTCCCCTTGCCATTTCCCCTAAGTCACTTTGGTTGAATGTGTGGTTTAGCTCTCCCAAGAGGAACTTTAAAAGGTTCTACATACACTGACTTGCTATGGGGttgtggacagagggagagagagagagagagagagagagagagagagagagagagcgagagatgcatatatatatgtgtgtgtgtgtgtgtgtgtgtgtgtgtgtgtgtgtgtgtgtgtgtNNNNNNNNNNNNNNNNNNNNNNNtgtgtgtgtgtgtgtgtgtgtgtgtgtgtgtgtgtgtgtgtgtgtgtgtgagttagtAATAAGCGAGCACATGTGTCTACATTGGCTGCTATATGATCACACACCCACTGGAGCATGTGAGTGCCCGCTGGCTGATAGGCACACACACGTAGCTCAGTGGGAATGCTGGGAGACTAATGAGAATACTGACTGATATCCCAAAACATACAACATGTAATCACTTTAAAGACTTGTTTCTCCGAGTGAGCACGTCAAACTGCTTTAAACAAATGTCTGATCTGTCACTGAGGGTATGTAATTTGCTGGACGCCTGCTGGCATGCAGGCAATctgagtgggagagagagagacacggcCACACGGACACGGAGAGGCAGTGTGAGGGTCTAAAAGCATCTAAAAGCaacatcttttttgtttttatcagttATCAGTTTTGTTGTTATCAGTGCTGTTTACCCAGGGCTGTGAAGACTGCCTGATAATGGCCTGGTTATCTGCCCCTGCTCCTTTTTAAGCCATCTGAGAGCTACCATCATTGTGCTGAGTGTTTGGACAGGAGAGATATCAGTGGGATGTctggtttaaaacaaaaatacgaCTCTAATTGCTTCATTCAAACTAACAAGCAATGGGCAGGCTGGCAGTCTCTGGAAATGAAcaaagaattgttttttttatttaaatccatATCATGTTTAGGgcaagatatacagtacatcagttAATTTATTTGTGTTGGTGCTCTGTAACTTTTTTGGGGGTAAGAAAAACTGTTTTCCCTCAAAGAATGAACACCTgacaaaatagattttttattttgaaataggAATTTCTTGGTGCCAGAAAAGCAATCAACAGGTGCTTTTTCTTATGCGTAATATACCAATGCCTTGAAATCCAGAGAAAGCCAGAAATTCTGCTGGTTGCAGAGGTGAAAAGCTTTGATTTTACACTGGCAGTTTGAAAGGTTAAAACTAGTATTTAAGCTCAAATGAGCATTGATTTACTGTAGGTCCCATTTCATTTTGCAGCCATCGCAGGCTCAGATCACCATTTGTCATCTGATTCCTTCTTTTTTGTCTACCTTTGTACATTGTACATTAATCAATGCAGTGAGTTACTTACTGAGGGGGTCATCCTTACTCTTGGTTCCATTGACCTTTCCGTTCTTATCAATCCTCAGGAAAAACTTCTGGAAAGAGAAGAGCTTCCTCCTCCGCATGTCCCCTTGGAGATGATTGTAGCTGCGCACATGCCTACCCTGCGGCCCCCCAGTCCGACCCAGGGGGACCCCAGTGGCCCTGGGCCTTAAGAAGACTTCAGTCTCAGAAATGTTCAGTGGAACCCTGAGAGTCCGTGGGTTGGCGAGCCTCAGTCTGTCTCTGCGGAGCTGATGGCAGGCCGCCTCGGGTagggagaaggaaaagaaaaccagGACAAGCAGGAGAGGCAAAGACAGGGAGGAAAGCAGTGTTGATGATGGCCTTAGTCTGGAGCTGGTTTCACTTCCAAAAAGAGCCCCAAACCCAGCCCTGGAGCAGTACGAGGCAGAGGCAGCCTTACTCCCTCCAGCAGCCCATCTGATCATGGTAGTGTGCTATGTGGAGGACTAGAGGCAACCTCAGAGCCTGGGACATGCTGCTGGGGGCGAGAATAGGCTGGGAGGGCAGGGAGGAGAGCCCTCCACAGACTGGGCGAGATGGTTCTCCTGCAGAATCCAAATTATTTAGCACCTGGATGAAATTCTTAGATGTCCCGCTGAATAATGTTTGACAGTGTAATGACTGTTCAACAAGTCACTGTGTCTCAAGCTGATATTCTCAAGAGTTCTCTTTTCCACTGCTTTAGGCTGATGATCAGAAAgtctgttttggaaaaaaaaaaatgaacaaagattacatataaaaaaaaaactacacaccaATTACTATTTTCTAGTAACTAGTATTCCAGCAACAAAACCTGTTTTTTACACGTATCTTCTTTTGTTCCTTCTAAAGTCTTTGTGAAAGTTTGACTATTGTTCTTGGCTGCTCCAGTGTGTCCCTAATATTTCCAGGTAGTTGTTCAATTtaagaacaaaagaaaagaaaagaacaaatatgAAGTTCACTGATATCCAGTTAGAAAGTTTGCCATGTGTGAAATTCCTTAGTTCcagttgaaattaaaaaaggtgCATCACAAAATCTACCTGTCCAATAGCTGCTACACTCCACATGTGCAGGaaagcattttcagatttcCCTCTGAGGAGGAAAAACAGGAATCAAGACTTAAAGAGGAACGCTGGTCAATCCAGGCGCATGTCAGATAATCCATCCGTCTTGttctgttgctctgctcctctctcactctcctcatctctctctctctctttctctctctctttctctctctacccCCAAATAACTCCACCTTCATGCAGCATCGAGGTAACGGTCTGAGGaggtttttctctttgtctcagGGTTAAGTCTGAGTTGTTTGCCAACTGTTCATTAGGTTCTTATATGAAGAGTCCTGGTGTGATCTCCTCACCTGAATGGTGATCACAGAAAAtgactgtggtgtgttgtgtgtagctgtgtgacTCTGTTAGTTATTTGATCCCACCCTCCTTTACTCAACTTCCCCTCTCACATATGGGAGCAAGTActgttctgcatgtgtgtgtgtgtgtgtgtgtgtgtgtgtgtgtgtgtgtgtgtgtgtgtgtgtgtgtgtgtgtgtgtgtgtgtgtgtgtgtgtgttatgagagtgtgtgagaggtgACAGCAGGGTTTATCTAAGTAGATACAGCAGAGCAATAAGAAGCTGTTGGATCGCTATGGAGATTGTACTGATGATTGCAGTATTGAATTATcaaagagtttttttgttttaagtgtttgtggttgttaaaAATTGTGTCTAAATGTATTTTCTATGCAGTATATTACATGTTTTCCAGTACATAAACGTGCATGTATGGTTGAGCATGAAGAGGATAAGTGTGACATATTGAAATGGATCCACTTTTTAATCATTACGATGTGATAATCCTGACAAGTGGGCATCTTCCTCTATCTCTTCAGATAAAATCATATCGAGTTACTATTGCCGGTTCCAGTCTGGAAGTTGCCTTATCACAGCCATCTtctgtcctctctcttttcctcatgGCACTTTATTGTGTGTTATCTCTCCCGCAGCGCTGTAATGCAATGAAGCTCTCCAGTTTCACTCACCAGACCTCTGCCTTCCTCTGTGACTCAGGTGTCTCAGTGGCCCTTGGCCAATGAGACTCTCTTTTACGAACCATGCATAATTTGCTCCTCAAGGCAAGGCAGGCACAGGATGGACAATGTCATAGTGACTAGAcagcaatgtacagtatgtgcagtgAATGTGCAAAATATTACGAACAGTCACCATTCTCATGAAGTGCAATGACAAGCCAATGCCAGATTACAACTTTATCTCTTAttggtttaattgtttttccttATTGAATCAACACTGATACACACaagaagtttgaaaaaaaaacaaaaaaaaacatttcaggtaTGGATGGTGCAAGGAGGGCTGCAACCCAACACCAGTGTTATTTAGAGGCTTATTAAGATTTTAACAATGATCAAGGGCCATATAGTGACATTTCTACCAATCCACCGTGATAAACACAGCGTGTGCTGGCAGTCTTATCTATCCTTCATGATTCTTGTGTCTTTAATGTTGAGGTATGTCCTGTTCTTTGCTTTCCTTCTCCTAAGTCCTAGTTTTTAGTGC belongs to Etheostoma spectabile isolate EspeVRDwgs_2016 chromosome 5, UIUC_Espe_1.0, whole genome shotgun sequence and includes:
- the fgf10b gene encoding fibroblast growth factor 10b, with the translated sequence MIRWAAGGSKAASASYCSRAGFGALFGSETSSRLRPSSTLLSSLSLPLLLVLVFFSFSLPEAACHQLRRDRLRLANPRTLRVPLNISETEVFLRPRATGVPLGRTGGPQGRHVRSYNHLQGDMRRRKLFSFQKFFLRIDKNGKVNGTKSKDDPLSILEITSVDVGVVAIKGLNSNHYLAINRKGELYGAREFGVDCTLKERIEENGYNTYASAEWRNKKRQMFVGLNVHGKPLRGKKTRRKNTATHFLPIMV